A region from the Ciconia boyciana chromosome 1, ASM3463844v1, whole genome shotgun sequence genome encodes:
- the HYAL4 gene encoding LOW QUALITY PROTEIN: hyaluronidase-4 (The sequence of the model RefSeq protein was modified relative to this genomic sequence to represent the inferred CDS: inserted 3 bases in 3 codons; deleted 2 bases in 1 codon; substituted 2 bases at 2 genomic stop codons) — MAGHSTHLDFPAMKPAXPPDWEKKPFIAAWNXPTDLCSLRYDIVLNLEMLHIIGSPLTKARGQNVTIFYFNRLSYYSWYTSQEVPVNGGLPQTFSLQTHLEKASRYINYYTPAKDFSGLVVTDWGYWRPQWACNWDAKDVYRRKSRKLITKTXGNISANYVEHLARLSFEESAKASMKEKIALGMKXRPKGLWGYYLYPDCHNYNFCDQNCTGSCSKSEVLRNNELSWLWDSSAALYPSIGIKKSPGNIQNILPFSQFRVSESIRITSVTSQDYALPVFVYNRLGYRDEPLLFLSMVSFCWNMSALGAAGIAIWRNMNLTTSESNCTKMQKFVDSELGPYIINVTAAACSRHLCQDNAXYVRRTWRASTYLHLNPKSFPRDALEDQGFIVREASAEDLEIMAEIFVCHCCQGYEGTDFVEVKVADDHPGSSADSVPPRRFAVICLFPLPLIRLF, encoded by the exons ATGGCTGGGCATAGCACTCATCTGGACTTCCCTGCTATGAAACCAGCCTGACCACCGGACTGGGAGAAGAAGCCTTTCATAGCCGCCTGGA GACCGACAGACCTGTGCTCCCTGAGGTACGACATCGTACTGAACCTGGAAATGCTCCATATAATTGGAAGCCCATTAACTAAAGCAAGAGGGCAGAATGTgaccatattttattttaataggctCAGCTATTATTCTTGGTACACATCACAGGAAGTCCCTGTTAATGGTGGCCTACCCCAGACCTTCAGCTTGCAAACTCATCTGGAAAAAGCCAGCCGCTACATTAACTATTACACCCCAGCGAAGGACTTCAGTGGATTAGTTGTCACAGACTGGGGGTACTGGAGGCCTCAGTGGGCCTGCAACTGGGATGCAAAAGATGTCTACAGAAGAAAGTCCAGGAAACTCATAACCAAAA GAGGGAATATTTCAGCAAATTATGTTGAACATTTAGCCAGACTTTCCTTTGAAGAAAGCGCAAAAGCttctatgaaggaaaaaattgcaTTAGGAATGA GCAGACCAAAGGGCCTGTGGGGATACTATTTATACCCTGACTGTCACAATTACAATTTCTGTGATCAGAACTGCACTGGTTCCTGCTCAAAGAGTGAAGTTTTAAGGAACAATGAACTTTCCTGGCTCTGGGATAGCAGTGCAGCCCTGTATCCTTCCATTGGCATTAAGAAAtcccctggaaacattcaaaatattttgccctTTTCTCAGTTTAGGGTGAGTGAATCCATAAGGATTACCTCCGTGACATCCCAAGATTATGCTTTGCCCGTATTTGTGTATAATCGACTAGGTTATAGAGATGAAcctttattatttctctctatGGTAAGCTTTTGCTGGAACA TGAGtgccctgggagctgcaggtATTGCTATTTGGCGAAATATGAATTTAACTACTTCAGAG AGTAACtgcacaaaaatgcaaaaattcgTTGATTCGGAATTAGGGCCCTACATTATCAAtgtcacagcagcagcctgc agCAGGCATCTTTGTCAGGACAATGCATGATATGTGCGAAGAACCTGGAGAGCCTCGACATATCTGCATTTAAATCCTAAGAGCTTCCCGAGAGATGCCTTGGAGGACCAAGGATTTATTGTGAGAGAAGCATCAGCTGAAGATCTGGAAATAATGGCAGAGATATTTGTCTGCCACTGTTGTCAGGGTTATGAAGGAACTGACTTTGTGGAAGTTAAAGTTGCTGATGACCATccagggagctctgcagacTCTGTCCCACCCAGAAGATTTGCAGTGATCTGCCTGTTTCCTTTGCCTTTGATACGTCTTTTCTAA